One Amaranthus tricolor cultivar Red isolate AtriRed21 chromosome 10, ASM2621246v1, whole genome shotgun sequence genomic window carries:
- the LOC130825702 gene encoding pentatricopeptide repeat-containing protein At3g54980, mitochondrial-like encodes MRTLTKSPSISSHIFRSLTFYKSSSSSLNSFSSSESIISHESISKSSLSTQSPLSNDLKESYPQISTSQNPQNPTLSPQSYVTNSLLTLKHDLSAFEYLQWAEKQPEFGEGFESFCVLFYKLMGFKNLKRGFKQLVSHQNFPNASTFIQGLNDCSKRFDYASDIRVFNYLLYGFVSNCKIQDAVDCFNWMLENDVELWVSCLNDLLHLLRVKGMFKDAKELYDKVYCRGIVGNNATMRVMMKIWLQDGNVSEVKRFFRVAKDKGIDLDPKAYSCAIGAVSLIPDAKLASELLMEMKDKGWLPSEGSYTCAIVACVKKRNVVEALMLKDEMVKSGYSMNVVVATVLMKGYCVLGNVESALGLFEELIKDGLSPSLVTFSVLIEGYCVKGNMEKAVELYGKMIDMGVEPSVNNVNSLIRGFLRAQKFDKAFEQFNKATETGLVDHYSFNILLSWFCKDGNVDEAQKLWGNMVKFGFRPDLVSYNHIILGYCRKGDLAMADSMYSEAIAKGIEPNAVTFTTLMNGHFKKGDVEKALNLYDEMVRQRIVCSEFTYNTIINGLCKHGQTSHARNMVDSFRKQDSFIPTCMTYNIIVDGLVKQGDLDSALLVYSEMLDEGISPDVFTYTILINAFSKNNDINRALNLRNEMISKGLEFDVTAYGTLIDGFCKRRDMENALKLFNGMSEAGLSPNVFIYNSMICGYRNLNNMEKALLLYKKMSEQEIPCDLKTYTTLIDGLLKEDKLNVALEFYADMKAKGIEPDEAAYTVLVSGLCMKGNFEYALDLFKEMEEKGLNQNSHIYNSLIGCHFRKGNLPEAFRMYDEMLEKGLAADKMTFDFVINANFKLSSQVWDAGSA; translated from the coding sequence ATGAGAACTTTAACCAAATCTCCATCAATTTCCTCTCATATCTTTCGTTCTCTAACATTCTAcaaatcatcttcatcatctttaaACTCTTTCTCTTCATCAGAATCCATCATTTCCCAtgaatcaatctcaaaatcttcaTTATCAACTCAGTCTCCACTCTCAAATGATCTTAAAGAATCATATCCTCAAATATCCACCTCACAAAATCCTCAAAATCCCACCTTGTCTCCTCAATCTTATGTAACGAACAGTTTACTCACCTTAAAGCATGATCTTTCTGCGTTTGAGTACTTACAATGGGCAGAAAAACAACCGGAATTTGGTGAAGggtttgaatctttttgtgtaTTGTTCTACAAGTTAATGGGTTTCAAAAATCTGAAAAGGGGGTTTAAACAATTGGTTTCTCACCAAAACTTCCCTAATGCTTCAACTTTCATTCAAGGCTTGAATGATTGCTCTAAAAGGTTTGACTATGCTTCAgatataagggtttttaattatttattatatggtTTTGTTAGTAATTGTAAAATTCAGGATGCGGTTGATTGCTTTAATTGGATGCTTGAAAATGATGTTGAATTGTGGGTGTCTTGTTTAAATGATCTTTTGCATTTGTTGAGGGTAAAGGGCATGTTTAAAGATGCTAAAGAGTTGTATGATAAGGTTTATTGTAGAGGAATCGTTGGAAATAATGCCACCATGCGTGTGATGATGAAAATTTGGTTGCAAGATGGGAATGTTAGTGAGGTGAAGAGATTTTTTAGGGTAGCAAAAGATAAGGGAATTGATTTAGATCCTAAAGCATATAGTTGTGCAATTGGAGCTGTTAGTTTGATACCAGATGCGAAATTAGCTTCTGAGTTATTGATGGAGATGAAAGACAAGGGTTGGTTGCCCTCTGAGGGATCTTATACCTGTGCTATCGTTGCTTGTGTGAAGAAGAGGAATGTGGTGGAAGCTTTGATGCTGAAAGATGAAATGGTAAAGAGTGGATACTCGATGAACGTGGTGGTTGCGACGGTTTTGATGAAGGGATATTGTGTATTAGGTAATGTGGAGAGTGCTTTAGGTTTGTTTGAGGAATTAATCAAGGATGGGCTTTCGCCTAGTTTAGTTACCTTTTCGGTTTTGATTGAAGGATACTGTGTAAAGGGAAATATGGAAAAAGCAGTGGAGCTTTATGGCAAAATGATTGATATGGGAGTAGAGCCTAGTGTAAATAATGTTAACTCATTAATTAGGGGATTTTTGAGAGCTCAAAAATTTGATAAAGCTTTTGAGCAGTTTAACAAGGCGACTGAAACGGGTTTGGTTGATCATTACTCATTTAACATTTTATTGTCATGGTTTTGTAAGGATGGCAATGTGGATGAAGCTCAGAAGTTATGGGGTAACATGGTTAAATTTGGATTTAGACCGGATTTAGTTTCTTATAATCATATTATACTTGGGTATTGTAGGAAAGGAGATCTTGCTATGGCGGATAGCATGTATTCCGAGGCAATTGCTAAAGGTATTGAACCCAATGCAGTCACCTTTACAACTTTGATGAATGGCCATTTTAAGAAAGGTGATGTAGAGAAAGCTTTGAACTTGTATGACGAGATGGTTCGCCAAAGGATTGTATGTTCGGAATTCACATACAATACTATCATCAATGGATTGTGCAAACATGGGCAAACTTCTCATGCTAGGAACATGGTAGATAGTTTTAGAAAGCAAGATTCTTTCATACCAACTTGCATGACTTATAACATAATTGTGGATGGATTAGTAAAGCAAGGTGATCTTGATTCTGCTTTGTTGGTTTATAGTGAGATGTTGGATGAAGGAATCTCCCCGGATGTCTTTACATACACAATTTTGATCAATGCATTTAGTAAGAACAATGATATTAATCGTGCTTTAAACTTGCGAAATGAGATGATAAGCAAAGGTCTTGAATTTGATGTTACTGCATATGGAACACTTATTGATGGGTTTTGCAAAAGAAGAGACATGGAAAATGCACTTAAACTTTTCAATGGAATGTCTGAAGCAGGATTGTCTCCAAATGTTTTCATTTATAATAGCATGATTTGTGGTTATAGAAATCTGAATAACATGGAAAAGGCTCTTTTGCTGTATAAGAAAATGAGTGAACAAGAAATTCCATGTGATTTGAAAACATACACTACTTTGATTGATGGGCTGCTAAAGGAAGATAAACTGAATGTAGCTTTAGAATTCTATGCTGACATGAAAGCAAAAGGAATCGAGCCTGATGAAGCTGCTTATACGGTTTTGGTGAGCGGCTTATGTATGAAAGGAAATTTCGAATATGCTCTCGACTTGTTCAAAGAGATGGAAGAAAAGGGTTTGAATCAGAACTCGCATATATATAATAGTTTGATTGGTTGTCATTTTAGGAAGGGTAATTTGCCAGAGGCTTTTAGAATGTATGATGAAATGCTTGAGAAAGGTCTTGCAGCTGATAAAATGACCTTTGATTTTGTCATCAATGCTAACTTCAAACTGAGTAGCCAAGTATGGGATGCTGGATCTGCTTAA